The Roseococcus microcysteis genome contains a region encoding:
- a CDS encoding acyl-CoA dehydrogenase has product MNVVTSPGKTKLAPFTWEDAFLLEEQLTEDERMIRDAARAFCQDRLMPGVLMANRHETFDRSIMNAFGEQGFLGATLEGYGCAGVSYVAYGLMAREVERVDSGYRSAFSVQSSLVMFPIHAYGSEAQKQKFLPKLRTGEWVGCFGLTEPDAGSDPNSMRTRAKRVDGGWLVSGSKTWITNSPISDVCLVWAKDDEGTLGGFLLERGMKGLTTPKIEGKFSLRPSITGMIMMDEVFVPDENRLPGARSFAAPFSCLNRARYGIAWGVLGAAEFCMAAARDYTLNRKMFGRPLAQTQLIQKKLADMETEITLGLQACLRVGRLFDEGKAAPEMISLIKRNNCGKALDIARMSRDMHGGNGIVDEYHVIRHVMNLETVNTYEGTHDVHALILGRAITGLNAFG; this is encoded by the coding sequence ATGAACGTCGTCACCTCGCCCGGCAAGACCAAGCTCGCCCCCTTCACCTGGGAGGACGCCTTCCTCCTCGAGGAGCAGCTGACGGAAGACGAGCGCATGATCCGCGACGCGGCGCGCGCCTTCTGCCAGGACCGGCTGATGCCCGGCGTGCTGATGGCGAACCGGCACGAGACCTTCGACCGCTCCATCATGAACGCCTTCGGTGAGCAGGGCTTCCTGGGCGCGACGCTGGAGGGCTATGGCTGCGCCGGCGTCTCCTACGTCGCCTATGGCCTGATGGCGCGCGAGGTGGAGCGGGTGGACAGCGGCTATCGCTCCGCCTTCTCCGTGCAGTCCTCGCTCGTGATGTTCCCCATCCACGCCTATGGCAGCGAGGCGCAGAAGCAAAAATTCTTGCCCAAGCTGCGCACCGGCGAATGGGTGGGCTGCTTCGGCCTGACCGAACCCGATGCGGGCTCCGACCCCAACTCCATGCGCACGCGCGCGAAGCGCGTGGATGGCGGTTGGCTGGTGTCCGGGTCCAAGACCTGGATCACCAACTCGCCCATCTCGGATGTCTGCCTGGTCTGGGCCAAGGATGACGAGGGCACGCTCGGCGGCTTCCTGCTGGAACGCGGCATGAAGGGCCTGACCACGCCCAAGATCGAAGGCAAGTTCTCGCTGCGTCCCAGCATCACCGGCATGATCATGATGGACGAGGTCTTCGTCCCCGATGAGAACCGCCTGCCGGGCGCCCGTTCCTTCGCCGCGCCCTTCTCCTGCCTCAACCGCGCGCGCTACGGCATCGCCTGGGGCGTGCTGGGGGCCGCCGAGTTCTGCATGGCCGCCGCGCGCGACTACACGCTGAACCGCAAGATGTTCGGCCGCCCGCTGGCGCAGACGCAGCTGATCCAGAAGAAGCTGGCGGACATGGAGACCGAGATCACCCTCGGCCTGCAGGCCTGCCTGCGCGTCGGCCGCCTCTTCGACGAGGGCAAGGCGGCGCCGGAGATGATCAGCCTGATCAAGCGCAACAACTGCGGCAAGGCGCTCGACATCGCGCGCATGTCCCGCGACATGCACGGCGGCAACGGCATCGTGGACGAGTACCACGTGATCCGCCACGTCATGAACCTCGAGACGGTGAACACCTATGAGGGCACGCATGACGTGCATGCCCTGATCCTGGGGCGCGCCATCACGGGCCTCAACGCCTTCGGCTGA